Part of the Bacillus andreraoultii genome is shown below.
TTCGTAGAAATATAAACGGAATCCGAAGGTAAGTTTTGAACCCGTTCGAATACGTCGTAATGTTCACCGACGAATAATTTCTTATTTTCTCGATAACGTTCAATTCGTTTTTTGTGTTCAACTGGTGGAAAAATAGACCCCCTTTCAAACATATTTATTCCCCCTTATAGTTTGCTAGATTTCGTCGTAAAACCGCCAAATTCCGGCGAATTAGGCTTTTTATTTCGACCTAGACCAAATTATCGTCAACGACAAAAAACGCAAATTTAGGCGTTTATTTGCGTTTTATAGCCCTTTTGGTTTTTTGTAATAAGTTCGACGCTTCATTTTCATACCAATATCGACCGCCATTTGTAACGCGTCGGGTAAGTCGTCGTTTGTTCCATTTGGGAATTGTTCTAATTGTTCTAATAACAAGCGTTGATGACGCATGAATCGCAACGCCCCGTTTTCTACTAACGGTTCAAGCATTTCGATACGTTCTTCTTTCTTCGCCCTTGATACAATCGGTTTTAATTTTGTTCCGTAGATTCCCCGCTTCGTTAGTTGTTCTTTTAACTGACGGTAGAAATCATGTTGAGCCGCGACCGTTTCAATAGCGAAGACTTTCGGGCGATATTTTGCGATTATCTTAATTGCTTGTTCTAACGCTTCGTGGGCTGGAACTTTCTTCGCCCAAGCGTCAACAACGTAGAAAATCCCCGTCCGCTTATCGCGGGCAACGGTAACAATCGCGTTATAGTCGCTTCGGTTGTTCTTACCCATAGCAATATCCCAAGCGGAATAATATTCGAAGAACCGTTTCCTTTCGTGTAGTTCGTCATAATCGAAATAGGTCAATTCGTCGGTTCTGAATATCGCGTTTTCTAGGTCGATTGGTTGGTTCATAAATTCAGAATAGAACGCCCGTGACGTCATATTCGCCTTTTGAACCATTAAATCGAAATAAGTCCAACGACCTTCCCAAAGAACTTTAACGCCCTTGTCCATTTCTTCTTGATTGCGATAATAGAACAATTTCGCGTCGTCCATTCGTTCGGGATTCGAAGCGTCTCGAAGAATCGTTTCGAATTCGTCCCAAAGGTCGCCGCGTTCGGGCGGGCTAACAATAGCCGCGTAAGTTCTTGATTCGAAATCGGCTTTATTTTGGACGTGTTGAAGCAATCCTTCCGCTACGACCGTAGTTCCCATATAAACAAAAGCTGTTCTTTTTGGGTCGCCGATTGGAAGAACAACCTTGTCGAACCAATCAATATTTTTCTCAATAAGTTCTTTCGTGTTTGTGTTTTTACTAGATTCCAAGTCGTCACAAATAACCAAGTCTGGACGGTGTGAACCGTTACGTTTACCCCGTAATTGTTTACCGATAGAAGCCGATTCGACCAACGTTCCTGTATTCGTTAAGAACGCTTCTTGATTGTCTTTTTCGTTTTGCCCCTTGTTGGGTGATAAGATTTCGCCAAAGTCGCGGCGTAACTTTTCGTTGAATTTCAATTCATTACCGACCCATTCAACGAATTTCTTCGCGGCTGAATCGGTTTCCGAAATGATTAGGATATAATAACGCTTTTCAAAAACTACTTGGTGAACGGGGAAAACGTTTGACAAATACGCCGATTTTGCGTGACCCCGTGGGGCTGACCAAGCAATTCGCTTATTTATTTCTTCGTCGGAAACAACGTTCAAGATTCCGCAAAGTTCGTTATGGAAATCGGGTGCGTCTTCGATTGATACGCCCGCGGGAATTAAGTTCCCTTGATTCC
Proteins encoded:
- the terL gene encoding phage terminase large subunit, yielding MTESVVGLIPRKYITNREKRQNRIKILAEMLDVYRVLSKQNKLTESQKAEAFDRKEEFEALMRIDRSETDTLYFAYEYFSEDKNPGNQGNLIPAGVSIEDAPDFHNELCGILNVVSDEEINKRIAWSAPRGHAKSAYLSNVFPVHQVVFEKRYYILIISETDSAAKKFVEWVGNELKFNEKLRRDFGEILSPNKGQNEKDNQEAFLTNTGTLVESASIGKQLRGKRNGSHRPDLVICDDLESSKNTNTKELIEKNIDWFDKVVLPIGDPKRTAFVYMGTTVVAEGLLQHVQNKADFESRTYAAIVSPPERGDLWDEFETILRDASNPERMDDAKLFYYRNQEEMDKGVKVLWEGRWTYFDLMVQKANMTSRAFYSEFMNQPIDLENAIFRTDELTYFDYDELHERKRFFEYYSAWDIAMGKNNRSDYNAIVTVARDKRTGIFYVVDAWAKKVPAHEALEQAIKIIAKYRPKVFAIETVAAQHDFYRQLKEQLTKRGIYGTKLKPIVSRAKKEERIEMLEPLVENGALRFMRHQRLLLEQLEQFPNGTNDDLPDALQMAVDIGMKMKRRTYYKKPKGL